Proteins from a single region of Sneathiella aquimaris:
- a CDS encoding YgaP family membrane protein: protein MIKNEGFIDRALRVIVGLGILSLAFIGPQTPWAYIGLVPLLTGLVGYCPLYSLFGICTHKKA, encoded by the coding sequence ATGATAAAGAACGAAGGCTTTATTGACCGTGCATTAAGAGTAATAGTAGGACTGGGCATTTTATCACTCGCCTTTATCGGGCCGCAAACCCCATGGGCCTATATCGGCTTGGTACCCCTGCTTACCGGCCTTGTTGGCTATTGCCCGCTTTATAGCTTATTTGGGATCTGTACCCATAAAAAAGCATAG